The following proteins are encoded in a genomic region of Ornithinibacillus sp. 4-3:
- the hisD gene encoding histidinol dehydrogenase: protein MIKYLKQGKTEEEVALNNLKVSAIVSDAIKQIEENGDIAVQELSKKYDDWVPESFKLSAEKIQEIITKVPKQTIDDIKFAQSNIRKFAEEQRKGISDIEVETLPGVVLGHKNIPVESVGCYIPGGRYPMVASAQMSILTAKVAGVERVIACTPPIQGKIPEATVTAMYLAGADEIYILGGIQAMAAMAIGTETIQAVDMIVGPGNAYVAETKRQLFGKVGIDLFAGPTETLIIADDTSDAELIATDVLGQIEHGPTSPGAIITTSQKLAEETLEEIERQLKLLPTKDIARVAWEDYGTLIVVDTIEEALAAGDQLAYEHVQVLTEDPDYFLNNMKNYGALFLGPETNVAYGDKVIGTNHTLPTQGAARYTGGLWVGKFLKTCTYQRISEKASAYIGEYAARLCQLENFAGHAEQALIRVRRYGNK, encoded by the coding sequence ATGATTAAATATTTAAAGCAAGGAAAGACAGAAGAAGAAGTAGCATTAAATAATCTAAAAGTTTCAGCGATTGTAAGTGATGCCATTAAGCAAATAGAAGAAAATGGCGATATTGCAGTCCAAGAATTGTCGAAGAAATATGACGATTGGGTTCCAGAAAGTTTTAAACTATCTGCTGAAAAAATTCAGGAAATTATTACAAAGGTACCAAAACAGACTATTGATGACATTAAATTTGCACAATCTAATATTCGAAAATTTGCTGAAGAGCAGAGAAAGGGAATATCAGATATTGAAGTTGAAACATTACCAGGTGTTGTATTAGGACATAAAAACATTCCTGTTGAAAGTGTAGGATGTTATATTCCTGGAGGAAGATATCCTATGGTTGCTTCCGCTCAGATGAGTATATTAACTGCTAAAGTTGCTGGTGTAGAGAGAGTCATTGCGTGTACGCCTCCAATTCAAGGTAAGATTCCTGAAGCTACTGTAACAGCTATGTATTTAGCAGGAGCAGATGAAATATATATTTTAGGTGGAATTCAGGCAATGGCGGCAATGGCAATTGGAACTGAAACTATTCAAGCGGTAGATATGATTGTAGGTCCTGGAAATGCATATGTTGCAGAAACGAAAAGGCAGTTATTCGGAAAAGTAGGTATTGATCTATTTGCAGGTCCAACAGAAACTTTAATTATTGCAGATGATACATCTGATGCAGAGCTAATTGCAACAGATGTTTTGGGACAAATTGAGCATGGGCCTACTTCACCAGGCGCAATAATAACCACTTCTCAAAAATTAGCTGAGGAAACTTTAGAAGAAATTGAAAGGCAACTAAAGCTTCTTCCTACTAAAGATATTGCCAGGGTTGCCTGGGAAGATTATGGAACATTAATAGTGGTAGACACTATTGAAGAGGCATTAGCAGCTGGGGATCAACTAGCCTATGAACATGTCCAGGTATTAACCGAGGATCCAGATTATTTTTTAAATAACATGAAAAACTACGGTGCACTTTTCCTCGGTCCCGAAACAAATGTAGCGTATGGAGATAAAGTGATAGGAACAAATCATACGTTGCCTACACAGGGGGCCGCTCGGTATACAGGTGGCTTATGGGTGGGTAAATTTCTCAAGACTTGTACGTACCAAAGGATTTCTGAAAAAGCGAGTGCTTATATTGGAGAATATGCAGCTAGGCTCTGTCAATTAGAGAATTTTGCAGGGCATGCAGAACAAGCTTTAATTAGAGTGCGTAGATATGGAAATAAATAA
- a CDS encoding RraA family protein has translation MDSNKTLPALLSNEVIEKAKQLNSTTIADALRNNGVMDYKIKSVTNNAKVVGTALTVSLHSGDNLFLHEAIHKAKQGYVLVVDGGGHVENAYLGELMAFSARAMGVEGIIIDGLVRDKEILKTLDLPIYAKGFIPSGPLKNGPGEINKPISCGGVSVEPGDLIVGDEDGVVVVRKEEIDRVLTAAENKLTYEQERLKQIQAFENSNDSSISIKPSWLDEKIKSNS, from the coding sequence ATGGATTCAAATAAGACATTGCCAGCACTATTATCAAATGAGGTGATAGAAAAAGCGAAGCAACTTAATTCTACAACAATTGCTGATGCTCTTAGAAATAATGGCGTAATGGATTATAAAATTAAATCCGTTACAAATAATGCAAAAGTAGTTGGTACTGCTTTAACAGTTAGTTTGCATTCAGGAGATAATTTATTTTTACATGAAGCCATTCATAAGGCAAAACAGGGATATGTTTTAGTAGTTGATGGTGGAGGTCATGTGGAAAATGCATATTTAGGTGAATTAATGGCATTCTCTGCAAGAGCAATGGGAGTAGAAGGAATCATTATTGATGGTCTAGTAAGAGATAAAGAGATATTAAAAACATTAGATCTTCCAATTTATGCAAAAGGATTTATTCCAAGTGGACCATTAAAAAATGGACCAGGGGAAATCAATAAGCCAATCTCATGTGGCGGGGTTTCGGTAGAGCCAGGTGATTTAATAGTAGGCGACGAGGACGGGGTTGTCGTTGTACGGAAAGAAGAAATTGACCGAGTGCTTACTGCTGCTGAAAATAAATTAACATATGAGCAGGAACGCTTAAAGCAAATCCAAGCTTTTGAAAATAGTAATGATTCAAGCATATCTATTAAGCCTAGCTGGTTAGATGAGAAAATCAAAAGTAATTCATAA
- a CDS encoding ABC transporter substrate-binding protein translates to MRKIWIFTCFLTLIVLVGCNNSSDSTAPNSSEGVVEGGGELIYAINTQPPTIDPVMSTAAATRDVARNIFETLVTLDSKYEAVPMLAESWEASDDNKTYTFKLREGVIFHNGNEMIAEDVVASMNRWKGMSSTGQSLLENAEFIEVDDYTVELQLEEPSIFAVSILAGTTQFAGIMPKEIIEAASAEGVQEYVGTGPFEFAEWKQDQYIHLTKYDGYQSLDSPTDGLGGKKEALVDDLYFQIITDPSTRLSGIQTEQYDIGFGYEPDMYETLDSNPNLTVHSPLAEYIALVFDKTDGVFTDVKMRQAVNAAIDLEEVAKAALVNNYGMGSSYMFLENSSWYTDAGESSYYEYDPEKAERLLEEAGYNGEEITFLTTREYSYMFNGANVILEQLKAVGMNVNLQVYDWATVVSMRNDPEQWDLFITGLPPTITPIEQLFLSETWVDGPEDEESQAQLQAIVQADSQEEAVKKWVTLQEYYWNILPIIKIADSPDILASTDKVQGLEYLNGPILWNTSVGK, encoded by the coding sequence ATGAGGAAAATATGGATTTTCACATGTTTTTTGACGTTAATAGTCTTAGTCGGATGTAATAATAGTTCAGATTCAACTGCTCCAAATTCAAGTGAAGGGGTAGTAGAAGGCGGTGGTGAACTTATTTATGCAATAAATACGCAACCACCAACAATTGATCCAGTTATGTCTACAGCTGCAGCCACTAGAGATGTAGCTAGAAATATTTTTGAAACACTTGTAACATTGGATTCGAAATATGAAGCTGTACCCATGTTAGCTGAATCATGGGAGGCTAGTGATGATAATAAGACATATACATTTAAGCTAAGAGAAGGGGTTATATTTCATAATGGCAATGAAATGATTGCTGAAGATGTTGTGGCATCTATGAATCGCTGGAAAGGTATGTCTTCAACTGGACAATCACTTTTAGAGAATGCGGAATTTATTGAAGTAGATGATTATACAGTTGAGTTACAGCTAGAAGAACCAAGTATTTTTGCTGTATCCATACTAGCAGGAACAACACAGTTTGCTGGAATTATGCCAAAGGAAATAATAGAAGCAGCTTCTGCAGAAGGAGTTCAAGAATATGTTGGTACTGGACCATTTGAATTTGCTGAATGGAAACAAGATCAATATATTCATTTAACTAAATACGATGGTTATCAATCACTTGATAGTCCAACTGATGGTTTAGGTGGAAAAAAGGAAGCTTTAGTTGATGATTTATATTTTCAAATCATAACAGATCCTTCTACAAGGCTTTCAGGTATCCAAACGGAACAATATGATATTGGATTTGGGTATGAACCTGATATGTATGAGACATTAGATAGTAACCCAAATCTTACTGTACATTCTCCTTTAGCAGAATATATTGCATTAGTATTTGATAAAACTGATGGAGTTTTTACTGATGTAAAAATGAGACAAGCCGTTAATGCAGCAATAGATCTCGAAGAGGTGGCAAAAGCAGCACTTGTGAATAATTATGGTATGGGATCCAGTTACATGTTTTTAGAAAATTCCAGTTGGTATACTGATGCTGGAGAATCGTCGTATTATGAATATGATCCTGAAAAAGCTGAACGTTTATTAGAGGAAGCAGGTTATAACGGTGAAGAAATTACCTTTCTAACTACACGTGAATATTCGTATATGTTTAATGGTGCAAATGTAATCTTAGAGCAACTTAAAGCAGTTGGTATGAATGTGAATTTGCAGGTTTATGATTGGGCAACAGTTGTTAGCATGCGTAATGATCCAGAACAATGGGATCTTTTCATCACTGGACTTCCTCCAACTATCACACCAATAGAACAATTATTTTTAAGTGAAACTTGGGTGGACGGACCAGAAGATGAAGAATCTCAAGCTCAATTACAAGCTATCGTTCAAGCGGATTCACAAGAAGAAGCAGTGAAGAAATGGGTAACACTTCAAGAATATTATTGGAATATCCTTCCGATTATTAAAATTGCGGATAGTCCTGATATCTTGGCCTCTACCGATAAAGTACAAGGTTTAGAGTATCTCAATGGACCTATACTTTGGAATACATCAGTAGGCAAGTAA
- a CDS encoding FadR/GntR family transcriptional regulator, whose product MVNSGFTEIKKERMYEKIVRQVVELIKEGELKPGDRLPAERQLAITLGCSRTSLREACRVLESEGLIISKPGGGRFIQHIDQHLAPNYEFDTVNLIKKTAILHFLEVREVLEPKIVELACERATKEDLEKMEAILQQMEESLKYPNMLINEDHNFHLTLAEATQNFVFVSLMKSNLNMINQTRKQILGSHKRYEEALREHQLIFEMIKEGNSSGAVHAITDHLQTLRAELLKETS is encoded by the coding sequence TTGGTTAATTCAGGATTTACAGAGATAAAAAAAGAAAGAATGTATGAAAAAATAGTACGTCAGGTTGTAGAGTTAATTAAAGAAGGAGAGCTAAAGCCTGGTGATCGCCTGCCAGCTGAACGTCAGTTAGCTATTACTTTAGGCTGTAGTCGTACATCTTTAAGAGAAGCCTGTCGTGTTTTAGAGTCAGAAGGATTAATTATCTCTAAACCAGGTGGAGGAAGATTTATTCAACATATTGATCAACACTTAGCACCTAACTATGAGTTTGATACCGTAAATTTAATTAAAAAAACAGCTATTCTTCACTTTTTAGAAGTGCGGGAAGTATTGGAACCGAAAATTGTCGAATTAGCCTGCGAAAGAGCGACAAAAGAAGATCTTGAAAAAATGGAAGCTATTTTACAGCAAATGGAAGAAAGCTTGAAATATCCCAACATGCTTATTAATGAAGATCATAATTTTCATTTAACTTTAGCAGAAGCGACACAAAACTTCGTGTTCGTCTCATTAATGAAATCTAATTTAAACATGATTAATCAAACTAGAAAACAAATATTAGGTTCACATAAACGTTATGAAGAGGCATTACGTGAACATCAGCTTATCTTTGAAATGATTAAAGAAGGCAATTCATCTGGTGCTGTTCACGCGATTACAGATCATCTTCAAACATTAAGAGCAGAACTTTTAAAAGAAACTTCATAG
- a CDS encoding LacI family DNA-binding transcriptional regulator encodes MKDRHIKSKRKKVNAAEVARLAGVSQSTVSRVFTPNSSKPVSESLQRRVLDSAKQLGYRPNALARGLITNKTNMIGLVMGDIENPFFSGILEKLTGSLKNKGFNILFVHTKEGLLQEEEISQFLEYNVDGVIVTDALLSSNVVGQLSNNQIPVVLLYRDIEGSPCHFVGCDNYSAGREIGKYLFNQGHRKLAYMTGHEDSSTSRDRQEGFCAFLHEKGVAPVIEAGGYSYKAGYQAALRLLSNNRDLDALFCADDIMAVGVIDAVETLGISIPKELSIVGFDDIPMASWNPYALTTWKVPVDELIELAISILLKEINGENEEIMRVLLPGTFVERKSALPKSQ; translated from the coding sequence TTGAAAGATCGACATATTAAAAGTAAAAGAAAAAAAGTCAATGCTGCAGAAGTTGCAAGGTTAGCTGGGGTATCGCAGTCAACTGTTTCAAGAGTTTTTACACCTAATTCTAGTAAACCAGTTTCAGAAAGTTTACAAAGAAGAGTATTAGATTCTGCAAAACAACTTGGATATCGTCCGAATGCGCTTGCTAGAGGACTAATTACAAATAAAACTAATATGATAGGACTTGTGATGGGAGATATTGAGAATCCTTTTTTTTCAGGAATTCTAGAAAAATTGACTGGAAGCTTAAAAAATAAAGGATTTAATATTTTGTTTGTTCATACTAAAGAAGGATTACTTCAGGAGGAAGAAATATCACAATTTCTAGAATATAATGTGGATGGAGTAATCGTGACAGATGCGCTTTTATCGTCAAATGTTGTTGGACAATTATCAAACAATCAAATTCCTGTCGTATTGTTATACCGAGATATAGAGGGCTCGCCTTGCCATTTTGTTGGCTGTGACAATTATTCTGCTGGACGTGAGATAGGTAAATATTTATTTAATCAAGGACATCGAAAACTTGCTTACATGACTGGTCATGAAGATTCTTCAACAAGTCGAGATCGTCAAGAAGGTTTTTGTGCGTTTCTTCATGAAAAAGGAGTAGCACCAGTTATTGAAGCTGGAGGATACTCATATAAAGCTGGATACCAAGCTGCATTACGGCTTTTATCAAATAATAGAGATCTAGATGCCCTTTTTTGTGCGGACGATATTATGGCTGTAGGTGTAATTGATGCTGTAGAAACGTTAGGGATATCTATTCCTAAAGAATTATCTATAGTTGGTTTTGACGATATTCCTATGGCTTCTTGGAATCCATATGCTTTAACAACATGGAAAGTTCCAGTAGACGAATTGATCGAATTAGCTATTTCTATTTTATTAAAAGAAATCAATGGAGAAAATGAAGAAATTATGCGCGTTTTGCTTCCAGGAACATTTGTGGAAAGAAAGTCAGCATTACCCAAGAGTCAGTAA
- the ribF gene encoding riboflavin biosynthesis protein RibF has protein sequence MKTIQLTYPMSIQEEIPATVAAIGFFDGIHIGHQQVIKSAVLEAKQRNMESAVITFHPHPSAVLKKEAGQIQYITPLAEKKAILENLYVDRLYIITFNQELSRLLPAQFIDYFIVGLNIKHLVAGFDYTYGFKGKGNMATIDEYAQGRFTHTIIEKLDLIDEKVSSTRIRECLSEGDIVTANLLLSRPLRMSGIVEKGDQRGRTIGYPTANIKIDDQALLPKLGVYAVHVYHQDKKYYGMANIGVRPTFKEGYVQPSVEVNILDFNQEIYNKEVQIELLQFIRPEKKFEGIDMLIAQIAEDEKKIRSFFA, from the coding sequence ATGAAAACTATTCAACTGACATATCCAATGTCAATACAAGAGGAAATACCTGCTACCGTTGCTGCTATCGGTTTTTTCGATGGTATTCATATTGGACATCAACAGGTTATAAAATCAGCTGTCTTAGAAGCAAAACAACGGAATATGGAAAGTGCTGTCATTACATTTCATCCTCATCCATCAGCAGTGTTGAAAAAAGAAGCAGGACAAATACAATATATTACTCCATTGGCTGAGAAAAAAGCTATTCTAGAGAATTTATATGTGGATCGATTGTATATCATTACCTTTAATCAAGAATTATCACGCCTATTACCAGCGCAATTTATCGATTATTTTATAGTTGGATTAAACATTAAGCATTTAGTTGCAGGCTTTGATTATACATATGGATTTAAAGGCAAAGGAAATATGGCTACCATTGATGAATACGCTCAGGGGAGATTTACACATACAATCATTGAAAAATTAGATCTAATCGATGAAAAAGTAAGCTCGACCCGAATTAGAGAGTGTTTATCGGAAGGTGATATTGTCACTGCAAACCTATTACTTAGCCGACCATTAAGAATGTCTGGTATCGTAGAAAAGGGAGATCAGCGGGGGAGAACAATAGGATACCCTACTGCAAATATTAAGATAGATGATCAAGCATTATTGCCAAAATTAGGAGTCTATGCAGTTCATGTTTACCATCAGGATAAAAAATATTATGGTATGGCAAATATAGGGGTTAGACCCACTTTTAAAGAGGGGTATGTTCAGCCTTCAGTAGAAGTAAACATACTTGATTTTAATCAAGAAATATATAATAAAGAAGTACAAATCGAGCTCCTTCAATTTATCCGTCCTGAGAAAAAATTTGAAGGTATAGATATGTTAATTGCTCAAATTGCAGAAGATGAGAAGAAGATTAGAAGCTTTTTTGCATAG
- the truB gene encoding tRNA pseudouridine(55) synthase TruB has translation MHGILPLWKPKGMTSHDCVMKIRRIFGTKKVGHTGTLDPEVEGVLTICIGNATKLVPFLTVSKKTYIAECCLGVATETEDAHGAIIEEKEFVEKDFNEQINQTLQKFQGVITQVPPMYSAVKVNGKKLYEYARANQEVERPIRQITIFHLERIPVTNQAENKFSFKVVCSQGTYIRTLCVDIGRELGYPAHMSHLIRTEAGSFTQADTYTFEELEQAKQTGTERELLVPMLEGIKDMVQIEVDNDIRKRVLNGQKLPIFHQQIPTGPFAIISNNQLLAIYQIHPENNEEIKPIRVFNK, from the coding sequence ATGCATGGAATTTTGCCATTATGGAAACCAAAAGGCATGACTTCACATGACTGTGTGATGAAAATACGTAGAATTTTTGGTACAAAAAAAGTTGGACATACAGGTACATTAGATCCTGAAGTAGAGGGTGTATTGACTATTTGTATTGGCAATGCAACGAAGCTTGTACCTTTTTTAACGGTATCTAAAAAAACATATATAGCGGAATGCTGCTTAGGTGTTGCGACAGAGACAGAAGATGCACATGGAGCTATTATTGAAGAAAAAGAATTTGTGGAAAAGGACTTCAATGAGCAAATCAATCAAACATTACAGAAGTTTCAAGGTGTTATCACACAAGTTCCGCCGATGTATTCTGCAGTAAAGGTAAATGGGAAAAAATTATATGAATATGCCCGTGCAAATCAAGAAGTAGAAAGACCTATAAGACAAATCACTATTTTTCATCTAGAGAGAATACCTGTTACCAATCAAGCAGAAAATAAATTCTCCTTTAAGGTCGTTTGTTCCCAAGGCACTTATATTCGCACATTATGTGTAGATATTGGTCGAGAACTTGGCTATCCAGCACATATGTCACATTTAATCCGTACAGAAGCAGGAAGCTTTACACAAGCTGATACATATACTTTTGAAGAACTAGAACAAGCAAAACAAACAGGAACAGAAAGAGAATTACTAGTTCCTATGCTAGAAGGTATTAAAGACATGGTGCAAATCGAGGTAGATAATGATATAAGAAAACGTGTATTAAATGGTCAAAAGCTACCTATTTTTCATCAGCAAATTCCGACTGGTCCATTTGCAATTATATCTAATAATCAATTATTAGCAATATATCAAATTCATCCTGAAAATAATGAAGAAATCAAACCTATTCGAGTTTTTAACAAGTAA
- a CDS encoding NAD(P)-binding domain-containing protein codes for MQIGFIGYGEAAYEMSYGLHQEGLKKIVAYDPMWDDAQMKSLIEERANRASVKLLPTIQEVVQHANILIVAVPADKAYGVSQTIAPYLNKGTLYIDVSASTPDIKKMIAQEIEQVESNFVDVAMMGSLPVHKHKVPILASGKGTDEFIRLMSTYNMNIEKASEVAGDASATKLIRSIYMKGVSVLLIEMLEAAHHFNVEDIVTESIFETMSNKDFKEIMNRLVTGTSIHSKRRAVELQGTLDILDAANINSAMTKAAKEKLDLITSHDLRDKFNGENPKSWQKVIEALKNV; via the coding sequence ATGCAAATAGGCTTTATTGGTTATGGAGAGGCTGCTTATGAGATGTCATATGGTCTCCACCAAGAAGGATTAAAAAAAATTGTTGCATATGACCCAATGTGGGATGATGCACAGATGAAATCATTAATTGAAGAAAGAGCTAATCGAGCTTCTGTCAAGCTCTTGCCGACAATTCAGGAAGTGGTTCAACATGCTAATATATTAATCGTAGCGGTTCCAGCGGATAAAGCTTATGGTGTTAGCCAAACGATTGCTCCTTATCTAAACAAAGGAACGCTTTATATTGATGTATCAGCATCTACACCTGATATAAAAAAAATGATAGCTCAAGAGATTGAACAAGTAGAAAGTAATTTTGTAGATGTAGCCATGATGGGGTCTTTGCCTGTACATAAACATAAAGTTCCAATCCTTGCTAGTGGAAAAGGAACGGATGAATTTATTCGTTTAATGTCTACGTATAACATGAATATTGAAAAGGCAAGTGAAGTTGCTGGGGACGCATCTGCTACAAAATTAATTCGCAGTATTTATATGAAGGGGGTTTCTGTATTATTAATCGAAATGCTGGAAGCCGCTCATCATTTTAATGTAGAAGATATCGTTACAGAATCTATTTTTGAAACAATGAGTAATAAAGATTTTAAAGAAATTATGAATCGATTAGTTACAGGGACTTCCATCCACTCTAAGCGACGTGCTGTAGAATTACAAGGAACATTAGATATATTAGATGCTGCAAATATAAATTCAGCAATGACGAAAGCTGCGAAAGAAAAACTTGATTTGATCACATCACATGACCTTAGAGATAAGTTTAATGGTGAAAATCCTAAATCATGGCAAAAAGTTATTGAAGCATTAAAAAATGTTTAA
- a CDS encoding M81 family metallopeptidase, translating into MRIAILELKQESNSFCYVNCQLSDFKRVYYYCGEEIIKHRGSAGTEINGFLDILNKEDVEVVPIIATHAYSSGPVTQDAIDNFAEEISKRLKQAGPLDGVLAAMHGAMVSEEDEDPEGSILKMIRKIVGDIPVIATMDLHANITQQKIKSATGIIGYRHYPHIDTRETGQRAASLLLKTVREEANPIMAMAKVPMIVPCNTDSKTGPLRKIVDEEHCLEKEEDILSVSAFPVQPWLDISGIGFSTIVITNNNTKKAKSEAIKLAKMGWDLRHEFYVKPYEVDEAIRLGLESVEKTVLLVDTADAIGAGSTGDSTAVLERMLACDVQEKCILGIVDPQVALDAATMGVKEKVRVKVGNQIDPRRGKPVEIEGIVKHISDGEFLYKGLYGGSYGNMGLSVVLEIGNISLLVSTYPTYEWDDAQYRSMGLNVEEAKLVVIKQPVNFRTTYKHLTDKVFILDTPGPASPNFKNYSYTKVTRPLHPLDEMESMDLQIIVRDSRHLTI; encoded by the coding sequence ATGAGAATAGCTATTTTAGAGCTAAAACAAGAAAGTAATAGTTTTTGTTATGTAAACTGTCAATTAAGTGATTTTAAAAGAGTCTATTATTATTGTGGAGAAGAGATTATTAAACATCGTGGTAGCGCAGGAACTGAAATTAACGGCTTTCTCGACATTTTAAATAAGGAAGATGTAGAAGTGGTTCCTATTATTGCTACACATGCTTATTCTTCTGGTCCCGTAACGCAAGATGCTATAGATAACTTTGCAGAAGAAATTTCCAAACGTTTGAAACAAGCAGGACCACTTGATGGGGTTTTAGCTGCCATGCATGGTGCGATGGTTAGTGAAGAAGACGAGGATCCTGAAGGTTCTATTTTGAAAATGATTCGGAAGATTGTTGGAGATATCCCAGTGATTGCAACAATGGATCTCCATGCGAATATAACCCAGCAAAAGATCAAGTCTGCTACTGGAATCATTGGTTATCGCCATTATCCGCATATCGATACACGTGAGACTGGCCAGAGAGCAGCATCGTTATTATTAAAAACGGTACGTGAAGAAGCAAATCCTATTATGGCTATGGCAAAGGTACCAATGATTGTTCCATGCAATACGGATTCTAAGACTGGGCCGCTTCGAAAAATTGTAGATGAAGAACATTGCTTGGAAAAGGAAGAAGATATTTTATCTGTCTCGGCATTTCCTGTACAACCATGGTTAGATATATCTGGAATAGGTTTTTCAACAATCGTCATTACAAATAATAATACAAAAAAAGCTAAATCTGAAGCTATTAAACTTGCAAAAATGGGTTGGGATTTGCGACATGAGTTTTATGTAAAACCATATGAAGTTGATGAAGCTATTCGTTTAGGATTAGAATCAGTGGAGAAAACAGTTTTATTAGTTGATACTGCGGACGCTATAGGAGCTGGTTCTACAGGTGATAGTACTGCTGTACTTGAAAGAATGCTAGCATGCGATGTCCAGGAAAAGTGTATTTTAGGTATTGTTGATCCACAAGTAGCATTAGATGCTGCAACAATGGGTGTTAAAGAAAAAGTTCGAGTAAAAGTAGGGAATCAGATTGACCCAAGACGGGGAAAACCAGTAGAAATTGAAGGTATTGTGAAACATATTTCTGATGGAGAATTTTTATATAAAGGATTATATGGAGGTTCATATGGAAATATGGGTTTGTCCGTTGTTTTAGAAATTGGGAATATTTCATTGTTAGTTTCCACATATCCAACATATGAGTGGGATGATGCGCAATACCGTTCGATGGGGTTAAATGTTGAGGAAGCGAAGTTAGTAGTGATTAAACAACCTGTTAACTTTAGAACTACTTACAAGCATCTAACAGATAAAGTATTTATACTTGATACCCCTGGACCTGCTAGCCCCAATTTTAAGAACTACTCATATACGAAAGTTACCCGTCCATTACACCCGCTTGATGAAATGGAAAGTATGGATCTACAAATAATAGTGAGGGATTCTCGTCATTTAACTATTTGA